A single Candidatus Thalassolituus haligoni DNA region contains:
- a CDS encoding response regulator: protein MNDPVKVLVVDDEAELRGLLRRYLSDQGCQVRAEAHAGTVSTLLARERFDVLVLDLMMPGEDGLSLCRRLRHEGETIPILMLTARGDPVDRVVGLEMGADDYLAKPFHPRELLARILALVRRQHILGAHLGPTQNSPLRFGPYSLHLDSHSLDRDGENVPLTSGEFRLLSTLARHPRRPLGRDRLIELAYGRDHVATDRAIDSQIMRLRKLIETEPSAPRFIQTVWGVGYVFVPDGNRRHQ, encoded by the coding sequence ATGAACGATCCGGTCAAGGTATTGGTGGTGGATGACGAAGCCGAACTGCGCGGTTTACTGCGACGCTACCTCAGTGATCAGGGCTGTCAGGTGCGCGCCGAGGCCCACGCCGGAACGGTGAGCACCCTGCTGGCCCGCGAACGCTTCGACGTACTGGTGCTGGATCTGATGATGCCCGGCGAGGACGGGCTGAGCCTGTGCCGACGCCTGCGTCACGAAGGCGAGACCATCCCCATTCTGATGCTGACCGCCCGGGGCGACCCGGTCGACCGGGTGGTCGGGCTGGAAATGGGGGCTGATGACTATCTGGCCAAACCCTTCCATCCACGCGAACTGCTGGCACGCATCCTGGCCCTGGTGCGTCGTCAACACATACTGGGAGCCCACCTCGGGCCGACTCAGAACAGCCCGCTGCGCTTTGGCCCGTACAGCCTGCATCTGGACAGTCACAGTCTCGACCGGGACGGCGAGAACGTACCGCTGACCAGCGGCGAATTCCGTTTGCTCAGCACTCTGGCCCGGCACCCCCGCCGCCCATTGGGACGGGATCGCCTGATCGAGCTGGCCTACGGCCGGGATCATGTCGCAACCGACCGTGCCATCGACTCACAGATCATGCGGCTGCGTAAACTCATCGAGACCGAGCCCTCTGCACCACGTTTTATCCAGACCGTATGGGGCGTGGGTTACGTGTTTGTTCCTGACGGCAACCGGCGGCACCAATGA
- a CDS encoding ATP-binding protein: MNWPRTLVSRHALMLIGVILAGQLLGVSLVSRLIFLPRAEHLAELTARQLEAIQAGLAELPEAQRLGFIERFNRHARPDDRQTDTRNAPWRVLRRQLDADIVKALSKRLTSQQMIVEPWPDHPGNLLVSMPLDGQIYRLVLSEVVPDSSTHGALLTMTAVGILLALASALWLQRRLHRPLARVVAAAEAVVHDERPPLLPEDGPLEIATLSRSFNLLVESLSSAEQERALMLAGISHDLRTPLTNLRLYVELLPADTEADLRDGMERGIDQIDAAIRQFLDFANPGSAEPEQVLQLHELALDVVRQLPDRQQAIQLELPAVTAVCGRPLALQRVISNLLINAWRHGQPPISLHTGECNSDVWIEIRDHGPGITATEARHLRQPFVRGETARSGTPGTGLGLAIVERITRMHGGRLELLPTPGGGLCARVRLPAITPERT, from the coding sequence ATGAATTGGCCACGTACGCTGGTCAGCCGCCATGCCTTGATGTTGATCGGAGTCATACTGGCAGGGCAACTGCTGGGGGTCAGTCTGGTCAGCCGACTGATTTTTCTACCACGTGCCGAACACCTGGCCGAACTCACTGCGCGCCAGCTGGAGGCCATACAGGCTGGCCTTGCCGAACTGCCGGAGGCGCAACGCCTAGGATTTATCGAACGTTTCAACCGCCACGCCCGGCCTGACGATCGTCAGACGGATACCCGGAATGCGCCCTGGCGTGTACTGCGGCGACAGCTGGATGCCGACATTGTAAAAGCCTTGAGCAAGCGGCTGACCAGCCAACAGATGATAGTGGAACCCTGGCCCGACCACCCCGGCAATCTGCTGGTCAGCATGCCGCTGGATGGCCAGATCTATCGGCTGGTGCTGTCGGAAGTCGTGCCCGACAGCAGCACCCACGGCGCACTGCTGACCATGACCGCTGTTGGCATCCTGCTGGCATTGGCCAGCGCCCTGTGGCTGCAACGTCGCCTGCATCGACCACTGGCGCGGGTCGTGGCTGCTGCCGAAGCGGTAGTCCACGACGAACGACCGCCACTGCTGCCGGAAGACGGCCCTCTGGAAATCGCTACTCTTAGCCGCAGCTTCAACCTGCTGGTCGAAAGTCTGTCGAGTGCCGAACAGGAGCGCGCTCTGATGCTGGCGGGTATCTCCCACGACCTGCGTACACCGTTGACCAATTTGCGGCTGTATGTCGAACTGCTGCCTGCGGACACCGAAGCCGATCTGCGTGACGGTATGGAGCGAGGCATCGATCAGATTGATGCCGCTATCAGGCAGTTTCTCGACTTCGCCAATCCCGGCAGCGCCGAGCCGGAGCAAGTGCTGCAATTGCACGAGCTGGCCCTGGACGTGGTCCGCCAGCTGCCCGATCGGCAACAGGCCATTCAGCTGGAGCTGCCCGCCGTCACCGCAGTGTGCGGCCGGCCTCTGGCGCTGCAACGGGTTATCAGCAATCTGCTGATCAACGCCTGGCGGCACGGCCAGCCACCGATTTCTCTGCATACAGGAGAGTGCAATAGCGACGTCTGGATTGAGATCCGCGACCACGGCCCCGGTATCACCGCCACTGAAGCCCGCCACCTGCGCCAGCCGTTTGTGCGCGGTGAAACTGCCCGCAGTGGTACGCCCGGCACCGGCCTGGGCCTGGCCATCGTCGAGCGTATAACCCGGATGCACGGCGGCCGACTGGAACTGCTCCCGACTCCTGGTGGCGGTCTCTGCGCGCGGGTCAGGCTGCCCGCAATCACACCGGAAAGGACTTGA
- a CDS encoding efflux RND transporter periplasmic adaptor subunit, giving the protein MYWWLAALLLAFWPVLLLLPEPGTAADTLDPERTSGALPMRGAGELVAREEALLASRSTLRVASIVVDVGDPVVRGQVLLELDAAELEANLAAARAGWDNAREAEVVARLALQRATVLHQQTRLDGERAEQLSRLSPGALAVSELDARQTAARTAALDAKAGESQWRAAEAAHAQAQANWLAASARLEDATLRAPFDGVVIARHCSVGDVVAPGQPGLTLVDPDSLRVQARFDESLLSRIRPGDKAQVWLKSQPLTPIAAQVVRLNRMVDTDTREFSVDLQLMSLPPNWALGERAMVEVQPVLAGSPEGCSGPSCAGIPALAAEVTP; this is encoded by the coding sequence GTGTACTGGTGGCTGGCTGCTCTGCTGCTGGCCTTTTGGCCTGTCCTGTTGCTGTTGCCTGAGCCTGGGACGGCAGCTGACACCCTGGACCCGGAGCGAACCTCCGGAGCGCTGCCCATGCGGGGAGCGGGAGAGCTGGTAGCGCGGGAGGAAGCGCTGCTGGCCAGTCGCAGCACTCTGAGGGTGGCATCGATAGTGGTGGATGTCGGTGACCCTGTGGTACGCGGGCAGGTCCTGCTGGAACTGGATGCTGCAGAGCTGGAGGCCAATCTGGCCGCTGCTCGGGCTGGATGGGATAACGCCCGTGAGGCCGAGGTTGTGGCACGGCTGGCACTGCAGCGTGCCACCGTCTTGCACCAGCAGACCCGGCTCGATGGCGAGCGGGCGGAGCAGTTGTCACGGCTGTCTCCGGGGGCTCTTGCTGTCAGTGAACTGGACGCCCGTCAGACGGCTGCCCGCACGGCGGCTCTGGATGCGAAGGCCGGAGAGTCGCAATGGCGAGCCGCCGAGGCTGCCCATGCGCAGGCACAGGCCAACTGGCTGGCGGCCAGCGCCCGTCTGGAGGACGCTACCCTGCGAGCCCCCTTTGACGGTGTTGTCATTGCCCGTCACTGCAGCGTTGGTGATGTGGTGGCTCCGGGCCAGCCTGGTCTGACCCTGGTGGATCCGGACTCGCTGCGGGTGCAGGCGCGTTTCGACGAGTCTCTGTTGAGCCGGATCCGGCCTGGAGACAAGGCTCAGGTATGGCTGAAGTCGCAACCATTGACCCCGATTGCAGCGCAGGTTGTGCGGCTGAACCGGATGGTAGACACGGACACACGAGAGTTTTCGGTTGATCTGCAGCTGATGTCATTACCACCAAACTGGGCACTGGGTGAGCGGGCTATGGTGGAAGTGCAGCCTGTCCTTGCTGGGTCGCCGGAAGGTTGCTCCGGGCCATCCTGTGCAGGCATACCGGCTCTGGCGGCGGAGGTGACCCCGTGA
- a CDS encoding ABC transporter ATP-binding protein — MTAVLPLREPVLAVPALELRGVSKVYGSADMAVAALSRINVQLQAGQMAGLLGPSGAGKSTLLMMAGLLDEPTEGEVWLHGQLASGARATIGDHRAFRRACIGFVFQKPNLIPFLTGLENVLLALEVNGVRGAPASVRAMELLNYLEVAHRRDNLPSQLSGGEQQRIAIARALANRPPLLLADEPTAALDSQRGRQVMTLFQRVAKDTGAAVLVVTHDHRSLDLFDRIFEMDDGCLAERPGGS; from the coding sequence ATGACGGCTGTTTTACCGCTCCGGGAACCGGTATTGGCAGTTCCCGCGCTGGAGTTGCGCGGGGTGAGCAAGGTCTATGGTAGCGCAGACATGGCCGTGGCTGCTCTGTCGCGGATTAACGTGCAACTGCAGGCCGGTCAGATGGCGGGTTTGCTGGGACCCAGTGGAGCAGGGAAGTCAACGTTATTGATGATGGCAGGCCTGCTGGATGAACCGACCGAGGGTGAAGTGTGGCTGCATGGCCAACTGGCCAGCGGCGCCCGCGCCACGATTGGCGACCACCGGGCCTTTCGCCGCGCCTGCATTGGTTTTGTGTTCCAGAAACCCAACCTGATTCCCTTCCTGACCGGGCTGGAAAATGTGCTGCTGGCGCTGGAGGTCAACGGTGTACGCGGGGCTCCTGCCAGCGTACGTGCGATGGAACTGCTGAACTATCTGGAAGTCGCCCATCGGCGTGACAACCTGCCCAGTCAGCTCTCTGGCGGTGAACAGCAGCGAATCGCCATCGCCCGCGCTCTGGCCAACCGCCCGCCACTGCTGCTGGCCGACGAACCCACCGCCGCACTCGACAGTCAGCGTGGCCGTCAGGTCATGACCCTGTTCCAGCGTGTGGCCAAGGATACCGGGGCAGCGGTGCTGGTGGTCACCCACGACCACCGCAGCCTCGATCTTTTTGACCGGATCTTTGAAATGGATGACGGCTGTCTGGCGGAACGTCCCGGAGGATCATGA
- a CDS encoding ABC transporter permease, which yields MNLAVKDIRANLARFLLTGLGVGLTLLAAMSMTGLYHGIVSDALAIIDDSGADLWVIQAGTEGPFAEGSSIDRRTLARTLSVPGVRAARQFTLQSRRFEIHGNTVRGSLIGLDFPADRGEWIPLLAGRPLAAGRGEAIADESTGLRLGDELHLDGTRCVVVGLARHYLDSSGNPVVALGINDALDVQTHRPADAVAIARAAGRPVPSVRAANVAAIMLELEDSADVTEVRRTIDRWGDVTVLSAEEQRTVFLYGRLGRLRGQILMFTAVLLLVSAVVIAVTIYTMTLEKQHEIALLKLIGSPNGPIVSMILQQALALGALGYGIAVLLGPLIWPLFPRRLVQPPQDFLMFAAIVLVLCGVGALLGIWKAMQVEAREVLS from the coding sequence GTGAATCTGGCTGTAAAGGACATTCGGGCCAACCTGGCGCGATTTCTGTTAACGGGGCTGGGCGTTGGCCTGACCTTGCTCGCGGCGATGTCGATGACCGGGCTTTATCACGGAATTGTGAGTGATGCGCTGGCCATTATCGATGATTCCGGGGCCGACCTGTGGGTGATCCAGGCTGGCACCGAAGGGCCATTCGCCGAAGGCTCTTCCATTGACCGCCGCACGCTGGCGCGCACGCTGTCAGTGCCGGGGGTACGGGCGGCACGCCAGTTCACACTGCAGTCGCGGCGTTTTGAAATTCACGGCAATACCGTGCGTGGCTCGCTGATCGGGCTGGATTTTCCGGCCGATCGCGGTGAGTGGATTCCGCTACTGGCCGGACGTCCACTGGCAGCCGGACGTGGCGAGGCCATTGCTGACGAATCCACAGGTCTGCGCCTCGGTGATGAGCTGCATCTGGACGGTACTCGCTGTGTGGTCGTTGGTCTGGCGCGTCATTATCTGGATTCCAGCGGCAATCCGGTGGTGGCGCTGGGCATCAACGATGCTCTGGACGTTCAGACTCACCGTCCGGCGGATGCGGTGGCGATTGCCCGCGCTGCCGGGCGGCCGGTGCCAAGTGTTCGCGCTGCCAATGTCGCCGCTATCATGCTGGAGCTGGAGGACTCTGCCGATGTCACGGAGGTGCGTCGCACCATTGACCGCTGGGGCGATGTAACGGTTTTGAGTGCCGAGGAGCAACGCACCGTGTTTCTCTACGGGCGGCTGGGTCGTTTGCGCGGACAGATCTTGATGTTCACGGCGGTACTGTTGCTGGTGAGTGCGGTGGTGATTGCGGTGACCATCTACACCATGACACTGGAGAAGCAGCACGAAATTGCCTTGCTGAAACTGATTGGCAGCCCCAACGGCCCTATTGTCTCCATGATCCTGCAGCAGGCACTGGCGTTGGGCGCACTGGGCTACGGTATCGCGGTGCTGCTGGGGCCCTTGATCTGGCCCTTGTTTCCACGGCGGTTGGTACAGCCACCGCAGGATTTTCTGATGTTCGCGGCCATTGTGCTGGTGCTTTGTGGTGTGGGGGCGTTACTGGGTATCTGGAAGGCCATGCAGGTCGAGGCTCGGGAGGTGTTGTCATGA